A portion of the Gossypium arboreum isolate Shixiya-1 chromosome 8, ASM2569848v2, whole genome shotgun sequence genome contains these proteins:
- the LOC108469626 gene encoding RING-H2 finger protein ATL79-like yields the protein MRPPPAVHMSPPLSSGEPQMSSTSTSTCRWRPYSNSNGLEANAAIGLVILFCALICSLALNAAICCFLRGGGHSRNNQLSLTQQQLEQRKPVPETAAARMVEASTLVYSTGMKLIGAEPECATCLSGFVEGERIQVLGKCKHGFHVQCIQQWLSFHFSCPTCRSTCLSPSPSSEETFDQCVDNISQQVAPQGRA from the coding sequence ATGCGACCACCACCTGCAGTCCACATGTCCCCACCGCTTTCTTCCGGGGAACCACAGATGTCTTCCACTTCAACCTCAACATGTAGGTGGCGGCCTTACTCCAACTCTAATGGCTTAGAAGCTAACGCAGCCATAGGGTTAGTCATTCTCTTCTGTGCTCTAATATGCTCTCTGGCTCTCAACGCCGCCATATGCTGCTTCCTACGTGGCGGAGGCCATTCTCGCAACAACCAACTTTCCCTAACCCAACAACAGCTAGAGCAGAGAAAGCCAGTCCCAGAAACAGCTGCAGCACGCATGGTTGAAGCTTCAACACTGGTTTACTCAACGGGGATGAAGCTGATAGGAGCAGAGCCTGAATGTGCTACCTGCTTGTCTGGATTCGTGGAGGGAGAGAGGATTCAAGTGTTGGGCAAGTGTAAGCATGGATTCCATGTACAATGCATCCAACAGTGGTTGTCTTTTCACTTCTCTTGTCCCACTTGCCGTTCTACTTGTCTTTCTCCATCTCCATCGTCGGAAGAAACTTTCGACCAATGCGTTGACAACATTTCCCAACAAGTGGCGCCCCAGGGGAGAGCGTAG